The Candidatus Saccharibacteria bacterium genome has a segment encoding these proteins:
- the infA gene encoding translation initiation factor IF-1 — MSKTKEVIELQGTIKEALPAAKFRVELENGHEILAHVAGKMRKHYIRIVPGDTVTVELTPYDLTKGRITYRKG, encoded by the coding sequence ATGTCAAAGACTAAAGAAGTAATCGAGTTACAAGGGACTATCAAAGAAGCGTTACCCGCTGCTAAGTTTCGAGTAGAGCTTGAAAACGGACATGAGATTTTGGCACATGTTGCAGGCAAAATGCGAAAACACTACATTCGTATCGTCCCTGGCGACACAGTAACAGTAGAATTAACACCATACGACCTAACCAAAGGTCGCATAACATACCGTAAGGGGTAA